The Caldilineales bacterium genome has a window encoding:
- a CDS encoding SDR family oxidoreductase, which yields MPPLILVTGVTGYIGGRLVPHLLASGQRVRVLTRDASRLQGRAWVDQVEIVQGDVLDPDSLAPAMSDVFAAYYLIHSMSGENFHERDLAAAANFGQAAAEAGVERIIYLGGLGDPETDLSLHLRSRQQTGQALAAAGAPVTEFRSAVVVGSGSVSFEMIRNLTERLPVMICPQWVYTRVQPIGIRDVLDYLTAALSVEESAGRVVEIGGADILTYAEMMQGYAAVRGLRRWLISVPVLTPRLSSYWVHWMTPVPSEIARPLIEGLRNEVIVRDESARLLFPHIQPMDYRTAVARALVKLDAKKVETTWSDALASSRGDKPSIMLSSQEGMIVERRQQEVQASPAQIFAAFTALGGKRGWLYWNWAWRVRGVIDRLVGGVGLRRGRRHATDLRVGDAVDFWRVEAVEAERMLLLRAEMKLPGLAWLQFETAPLADGRSLLRQRAFFAPKGLSGLAYWYLLYPVHRFIFSGMAQSLARLAEQGSGEPQGASGGS from the coding sequence GATCAGGTGGAGATCGTCCAGGGCGATGTCCTCGACCCCGACTCGCTGGCCCCGGCCATGAGCGACGTCTTCGCCGCCTACTATCTCATCCACAGCATGAGCGGCGAAAACTTCCACGAGCGCGACCTGGCAGCGGCTGCCAACTTCGGCCAGGCGGCCGCCGAGGCCGGCGTCGAACGCATCATCTATCTGGGCGGGTTGGGCGACCCAGAGACCGACCTCTCGTTGCACCTGCGTTCGCGCCAGCAAACGGGCCAGGCGCTGGCAGCCGCAGGGGCGCCCGTCACCGAATTTCGCTCCGCCGTCGTCGTGGGGTCGGGCAGCGTCTCGTTCGAGATGATCCGCAACCTGACCGAGCGCCTGCCGGTCATGATCTGCCCGCAGTGGGTATACACCCGCGTCCAACCGATTGGCATCCGCGACGTGCTCGACTATCTGACTGCCGCCCTGTCGGTGGAGGAAAGCGCCGGGCGGGTGGTCGAGATCGGCGGCGCCGACATCCTCACCTATGCCGAGATGATGCAGGGCTACGCGGCGGTGCGCGGCCTCCGCCGCTGGCTGATCTCGGTGCCCGTCCTCACGCCCCGTCTGTCCTCGTACTGGGTGCACTGGATGACGCCGGTCCCCTCCGAAATCGCCCGGCCGCTGATCGAGGGCCTGCGCAACGAGGTGATCGTGCGCGACGAGAGCGCCCGCCTGTTGTTCCCCCACATCCAGCCGATGGACTATCGCACTGCCGTCGCCCGCGCCCTGGTCAAGCTTGACGCCAAGAAGGTGGAGACAACCTGGAGCGACGCCCTGGCCAGCAGCCGCGGCGACAAACCCTCGATCATGCTCAGCAGTCAGGAAGGCATGATCGTCGAACGCCGCCAACAAGAAGTGCAGGCATCGCCCGCCCAAATCTTCGCCGCCTTCACCGCTCTGGGCGGCAAACGGGGCTGGCTGTATTGGAACTGGGCCTGGCGGGTGCGCGGGGTCATCGACCGGCTGGTGGGCGGGGTGGGCCTGCGCCGCGGCCGGCGCCATGCCACCGACCTGCGGGTGGGCGACGCCGTCGATTTTTGGCGCGTCGAAGCCGTCGAAGCCGAGCGGATGCTGTTGCTGCGGGCCGAGATGAAGCTACCGGGCCTGGCCTGGCTCCAATTCGAGACCGCGCCGCTGGCGGATGGTCGCAGCTTGTTGCGACAGCGCGCCTTCTTTGCTCCCAAAGGGCTTTCGGGCCTGGCCTATTGGTACCTTCTCTATCCTGTTCACCGCTTCATCTTTTCGGGGATGGCGCAGTCGCTGGCGCGCCTGGCCGAACAGGGAAGCGGAGAACCGCAGGGGGCATCGGGCGGTTCCTGA
- a CDS encoding alpha/beta hydrolase — protein sequence MTPLGPTASALAALESDAAVTVEAGEWLVFRPANAEPTTGFIFYPGGRVDYRSYAPQMRALAEQGYLAVIAPMPLSLAVLSPDKAASIMADFPQIERWALGGHSLGGAMAAAFVSSHPDAADGLVLWAAYPAGNTDLSGLDLTVASVYGTNDQVATPAEILDSQSRLPAATRWAAIEGGNHAQFGSYGPQPGDGQPDISAQEQTEQTAAATVEILSGLQ from the coding sequence ATGACCCCGCTCGGCCCCACCGCCTCGGCCCTGGCAGCCCTCGAATCCGACGCCGCGGTGACCGTCGAGGCCGGCGAATGGCTCGTCTTCCGACCGGCCAACGCCGAACCGACGACCGGCTTCATCTTCTACCCCGGCGGCCGCGTCGATTACCGCTCCTATGCCCCGCAGATGCGCGCCCTCGCCGAACAGGGCTACCTGGCGGTGATTGCGCCCATGCCGCTCAGCCTGGCCGTCCTGTCGCCAGACAAAGCCGCCAGCATCATGGCCGACTTCCCGCAGATCGAACGGTGGGCGCTCGGCGGGCATTCGCTCGGCGGCGCCATGGCGGCCGCTTTCGTCAGCAGCCATCCCGACGCCGCCGATGGGCTTGTCTTGTGGGCGGCCTATCCTGCCGGCAACACCGACCTGTCCGGGCTTGATCTGACCGTCGCCTCGGTCTACGGCACGAACGACCAGGTTGCCACACCGGCCGAAATCCTGGATTCGCAATCCCGCCTGCCGGCCGCTACCCGGTGGGCAGCCATCGAAGGCGGCAATCACGCCCAATTTGGCAGCTACGGCCCTCAGCCAGGCGATGGCCAACCCGATATCTCGGCCCAGGAACAGACCGAACAGACTGCCGCCGCCACCGTCGAGATCCTTTCTGGCCTGCAATGA